In a genomic window of Scyliorhinus torazame isolate Kashiwa2021f chromosome 5, sScyTor2.1, whole genome shotgun sequence:
- the LOC140417855 gene encoding uncharacterized protein, translating to PEYQRILNMEGNSTIHSGEKPYTCCVCGRGFRRSSGLSRHKRSHSGENPWKCGDCGRGFISPSELETHRRSHTGEKPFSCSKCGKSFTISANLLRHQRVHTVERPFQCSDCGKCYKSFQELMLHQRVHTDERPFRCSHCGTGFRRSSQLTVHQRIHTGERPLICSKCGRRFTQSSDLLTHKRIHTGEKPFTCSVCGKGFTTSSTLLRHHRVHTDKRPFKCSDCGKGFKSSWELMYHQRVHTDEKPFRCSRCGTGFRRSSQLTTTAEFTQAQDLSPAPSVGMLSQPHPAC from the coding sequence cctgaatatcagcggattttgaacatggaaggaaacagcaccattcacagtggggagaaaccgtacacgtgttgtgtgtgtggacgaggcttccgtCGATCATCAGGCCTGTCGAGACACAAGCGGAGTCACTCTGGGGAGaatccgtggaaatgtggggactgtgggaggggTTTCAtttccccatcagagctggaaacacatcgacgcagtcacactggagagaaaccgttctcctgctccaagtgtgggaagagttttACTATTTCGGCTAACctgttgagacaccagcgagttcacactgtggagagacCATTTCAATGCTCAGACTGTGGGAAATGCTATAAAAGTTTCCAGGAACTGATGctgcatcaacgtgttcacactgacgagagaccgttcaggtgctctcactgcgggactgggttcaggcgatcgtcccaactcactgtacaccagaggattcacaccggggagaggccgcttatctgctccaagtgtggaaggagattcactcagtcatctgacctgctgacgcacaagagaattcacactggggagaagcccttcacctgctccgtgtgtgggaagggattcactacctcatccaccctgctgagacaccaccgagttcacacagacaagagaccttttaaatgttcagactgtgggaagggctttaaaagttcctgggaactgatgtaccatcaacgtgttcacactgacgagaagccattcagatgctctcgctgcgggactgggttcagacgatcatcacaACTCACGACCACTGCCGAATTCACACAGGCacaagacctttcacctgctcccagtgtgggaatgctttcacaacctcatccagcctgctga